CAGGCGAACCGACTCCTCGTAGGCGCGGAGGTCGCCGCGGGCGATGGTCGACGGTGTGCTCATGGCTGAACTCTCCCACGTGGTGACGCCGTTGCCCAGACAGATCACACCCGAAATCACACGCAAACCACACCGCCGATAACCTAGATCATGACAATCTGCCAACAAGAGGAGCAAAATGCACGCGGATACGCATGCAAACTGTTGCGTGAGTGGATGCGACGTGCCTACCCTCCTCGCATGGACAACACCAGGCCCGCCGCCGGCATCGTGAAGGCTCTGCGCACCCTCGCGGGGATGTCGCAGCGCGAGCTGGCCGAGGCGTCAGGCGTCGCGGCGTCGACCATCGGACGCATCGAGAGCGGCGCCATGGACCCCTCGCTGGAGACCGTCTCGAAGCTGGCGGCCGGCGCCGAACTGGGAGGACGCGTCGTGAAGACCATGACTGCCGAACAACTCTGGGGCGAGAGCGCCAAGCTCATCCCCAACCCCGTCATGCGCACGATGTGCGCCCACACGGCGATGGCGGCCGCCGACCAGGTGCTCGAGGGATTCAGGCTGGGCACGGGCTACCAGCCCGGTCAGGCGGTTCATCCAGGCGACCCCTTCGGCAAGGTCCTGGCCTGGCTGTGGCTGACCGACCGCGCCGCGGCCATGCTCACCCTCGCCGACTTCTGCGCCCAGCTGCGCGACCACGGCCGCGACCCCGCCCCGGTCACCCTCGACGACGTCCTGGCCGGTCTGACCTTCGCCATGCCCGCCCGGTTCCCCGATGCCGAGTTCG
Above is a genomic segment from Nocardioides aromaticivorans containing:
- a CDS encoding helix-turn-helix domain-containing protein yields the protein MDNTRPAAGIVKALRTLAGMSQRELAEASGVAASTIGRIESGAMDPSLETVSKLAAGAELGGRVVKTMTAEQLWGESAKLIPNPVMRTMCAHTAMAAADQVLEGFRLGTGYQPGQAVHPGDPFGKVLAWLWLTDRAAAMLTLADFCAQLRDHGRDPAPVTLDDVLAGLTFAMPARFPDAEFEALIAEARRMVPGMYGRPF